A genomic segment from Syntrophorhabdus sp. encodes:
- the frr gene encoding ribosome recycling factor, producing the protein MSNDVMTELEDKLKKSLAALKKDFSKLRTGVASASLLEDIKIDYYKQPTPLNQVATIGVPDSRTITIQPWDNTVIAEIEKAIQKSDLGVNPMSDGKTIRLTFPKLTEERRKELTKQGGKMLEGTRVAMRNVRRDINEKLKKLEKDKTISQDDLKKKQDDVQKLTDKHIDMAEKLFSEKEKEILSI; encoded by the coding sequence ATGAGCAATGACGTTATGACCGAGCTTGAGGACAAGCTGAAGAAATCACTCGCGGCATTGAAGAAAGACTTCTCGAAACTGCGCACCGGTGTCGCCTCGGCGTCCCTCCTTGAGGATATCAAGATAGACTATTACAAGCAGCCCACCCCGCTCAACCAGGTGGCTACCATCGGGGTCCCCGATTCACGGACCATCACCATCCAGCCCTGGGACAACACCGTCATCGCGGAGATCGAGAAGGCGATCCAGAAATCGGATCTTGGCGTCAATCCCATGTCCGATGGAAAGACCATCCGGTTGACCTTTCCGAAGCTCACCGAGGAGCGGCGCAAGGAACTCACGAAGCAGGGCGGCAAGATGCTCGAGGGCACCCGCGTCGCCATGAGGAACGTCCGGAGGGACATAAACGAGAAGCTGAAAAAACTGGAGAAGGACAAGACCATTTCCCAGGACGACCTCAAGAAAAAACAGGACGACGTCCAGAAGCTCACGGATAAGCATATAGATATGGCAGAAAAGCTCTTCTCCGAAAAAGAGAAAGAGATCCTCTCCATCTGA
- a CDS encoding phosphatidate cytidylyltransferase, translating into MGELKKRVITGICIAPVIAFLFYVLPPVWLLTLLLAIAVVALIEAASLAGCHMRYLIATLVILGTVPLYFRFFQIYMLWMMASAFIVITIKVFDRKASLEDANRDLTGQAALVLFSNLFILIPFFYLYLLKELDGLFPLILLFSIWASDIFAYGIGKKFGKHPLAPRISPKKTVEGLLGAALGSLAVITASYQLLGLSIPAALGVGAATGVLGQAGDLFESACKRVFNTKDSSHLIPGHGGILDRIDSFIFTAPFLYTYLVWTRYL; encoded by the coding sequence TTGGGAGAACTGAAAAAGCGCGTCATCACGGGCATTTGCATTGCCCCTGTCATTGCCTTTCTCTTCTATGTCCTGCCCCCGGTGTGGCTCCTTACCCTGCTGCTCGCGATCGCCGTCGTCGCGCTCATCGAGGCCGCGTCCCTTGCCGGCTGCCACATGAGATACCTCATCGCCACCCTCGTCATCCTTGGAACGGTGCCTCTCTACTTCCGTTTCTTCCAGATATACATGCTCTGGATGATGGCATCGGCATTCATCGTCATCACCATCAAGGTCTTCGACAGGAAGGCATCCCTCGAGGATGCGAACCGCGACCTGACGGGTCAGGCCGCGCTCGTGCTCTTTTCCAACCTCTTCATTCTCATCCCCTTCTTCTATCTCTACCTGCTGAAGGAACTGGACGGACTGTTCCCCCTTATCCTTCTCTTTTCCATCTGGGCAAGCGACATTTTCGCCTACGGCATCGGGAAGAAGTTCGGGAAGCACCCCCTGGCTCCCCGGATCAGTCCGAAGAAGACAGTTGAAGGCCTCCTGGGCGCGGCCCTCGGCTCTCTCGCCGTCATCACCGCGTCCTATCAGCTGCTGGGCTTAAGCATTCCGGCGGCCCTCGGCGTGGGGGCGGCAACGGGTGTTCTCGGGCAGGCGGGCGATCTTTTCGAATCCGCATGCAAGAGGGTTTTCAACACAAAGGATTCATCACATCTCATTCCCGGGCACGGCGGCATTCTGGACCGTATCGACAGTTTCATCTTCACGGCGCCCTTTCTGTACACGTACCTGGTATGGACGAGATACCTATGA
- a CDS encoding 1-deoxy-D-xylulose-5-phosphate reductoisomerase codes for MKKKVLILGSTGSIGTATLEVIANDPGAFDVCGLACRNNIGLLNEQIARFKPPAVCVFDEGQRGAVTAPGVRVYTGIEGMKEMIRSDVDTVVNALPGSIGLEPTIEALHCGKVLALANKESLVMAGRIIRTILSGKKSRLIPVDSEHSALYQLLKGVEGREIRSLIITASGGPFRRHTKKALERVELSEAMNHPTWRMGQKITLDSATLMNKGLEIMEARWLFNVEPGRIKTLVHPESIVHGMVELSDNSLLAYMASPDMKIPIAYALNDEERVALPFSPLDLGGHMKLTFHPPDLGKFPSIRLAYEALSAGDSACIAYNVSNEVAVQAFIDGRIRFTDIPRVVAETLADTAGQPVIDTLEEVLAAAAWTRDRAMTKITGTGRKRS; via the coding sequence ATGAAGAAGAAAGTCCTCATATTGGGTTCCACCGGCTCCATCGGCACCGCGACACTCGAGGTCATCGCCAACGACCCCGGGGCTTTCGATGTCTGCGGCCTCGCCTGCAGGAACAACATAGGCCTCCTCAACGAACAGATAGCCCGGTTTAAACCGCCCGCGGTCTGCGTTTTCGACGAGGGGCAAAGGGGCGCGGTCACGGCGCCCGGCGTACGGGTCTACACGGGCATAGAGGGCATGAAGGAAATGATCCGCTCCGATGTTGACACCGTTGTCAACGCGCTGCCAGGCAGCATCGGACTCGAGCCCACCATCGAGGCCCTGCACTGCGGGAAGGTCCTCGCCCTCGCCAACAAGGAAAGCCTCGTCATGGCCGGGAGGATCATCAGGACGATCCTGTCCGGGAAAAAGTCCCGGCTCATACCCGTCGACAGCGAGCACTCCGCTCTCTACCAGCTCCTCAAGGGCGTGGAAGGCAGGGAGATCCGGTCCCTCATCATCACCGCGTCGGGGGGGCCCTTCAGGAGACACACGAAGAAGGCCCTCGAAAGGGTGGAGCTCTCGGAGGCCATGAACCATCCGACGTGGAGAATGGGACAGAAGATCACCCTCGACTCCGCCACCCTCATGAACAAGGGGCTTGAGATCATGGAGGCGCGCTGGCTTTTCAATGTCGAGCCCGGGAGGATAAAGACCCTCGTCCATCCCGAAAGCATCGTTCACGGCATGGTGGAGCTCTCCGATAATTCTCTCCTGGCGTACATGGCAAGTCCGGACATGAAGATCCCCATCGCCTATGCGCTGAACGACGAAGAGCGGGTTGCCCTGCCCTTCTCGCCCCTTGACCTCGGCGGGCACATGAAACTCACGTTCCATCCGCCGGACCTCGGGAAGTTCCCGTCGATCCGTCTTGCGTACGAAGCCCTTTCGGCAGGCGACAGCGCGTGCATCGCGTACAATGTGTCCAACGAGGTGGCCGTGCAGGCCTTCATCGACGGACGGATACGGTTCACCGACATACCGCGCGTCGTCGCCGAGACCCTGGCGGACACCGCCGGACAACCGGTCATCGACACGCTCGAAGAGGTCCTCGCGGCGGCGGCATGGACACGGGACAGAGCAATGACTAAAATAACTGGTACAGGACGAAAAAGATCATGA
- the tsf gene encoding translation elongation factor Ts: MDITADAVKKLRERTGVGLMDCKEALRHSNGDMEKAVDFLREKGLAKLQKRMGRVASEGSVASYIHTGGKVGAMVEINCETDFVAKTDQFQNFVKDVAMQITASNPLYVKREDIPADHIEREKTIYRNQALESGKPEKIIDKIAEGKLEKFYQEVCLVEQTFIKNPDMTVKDLLEELLVKTGEKIVINRFVRFQLGETLQD; encoded by the coding sequence ATGGATATCACTGCTGACGCAGTAAAAAAATTACGCGAAAGGACGGGTGTGGGCCTTATGGACTGCAAGGAGGCCCTGAGGCATTCCAATGGAGATATGGAAAAGGCCGTGGATTTCCTTCGGGAGAAAGGGCTTGCCAAGCTTCAGAAGAGGATGGGCAGGGTCGCTTCCGAGGGTTCCGTCGCCTCTTACATACATACGGGCGGCAAGGTGGGAGCCATGGTCGAGATCAACTGCGAGACCGATTTCGTCGCCAAGACCGACCAGTTCCAGAATTTCGTCAAGGACGTGGCCATGCAGATAACGGCCTCGAATCCTCTCTACGTGAAGCGCGAGGACATTCCCGCCGACCACATCGAAAGGGAAAAGACCATCTACCGGAACCAGGCGCTGGAATCGGGCAAACCGGAGAAGATCATCGACAAGATAGCCGAGGGGAAACTGGAGAAGTTCTACCAGGAGGTCTGCCTCGTGGAGCAGACCTTCATAAAGAACCCCGACATGACCGTCAAAGACCTTCTCGAGGAACTCCTCGTGAAGACGGGGGAAAAGATCGTCATCAACCGTTTCGTGAGGTTCCAGCTGGGCGAGACACTTCAGGACTAG
- the rpsB gene encoding 30S ribosomal protein S2 produces the protein MSNLTIKQLLEAGVHFGHQTKRWNPKMKPYIFGARNGIYIIDLQKTLKMFKEAYNFVKEVASRNEYILFVGTKKQAQESIADESKRCGAFHVNNRWLGGTMTNFQTIEKSIDRLRKYEELKESDIYKVLPKKEAIGIEREIEKLERNIGGIKGMERLPGAIYVVDPKKEYIAVNEAKKLGIPTVGIVDTNCDPDDIDFVIPGNDDAIRAIKLITSRIADAVLEGKALYVEEFQGKDEGPAEDLKPFVDESVLEEEKYDEYEA, from the coding sequence ATGTCGAACCTTACCATCAAACAGTTGCTGGAAGCTGGCGTTCACTTCGGGCACCAGACAAAACGCTGGAACCCCAAGATGAAACCCTATATATTCGGGGCCCGTAACGGCATCTACATCATTGACCTTCAAAAGACACTGAAGATGTTCAAAGAGGCCTATAACTTCGTCAAGGAAGTGGCATCCCGCAACGAATACATCCTCTTCGTCGGTACGAAGAAGCAGGCCCAGGAATCCATCGCCGACGAATCGAAGCGCTGCGGGGCGTTTCACGTGAACAACCGCTGGCTCGGCGGCACGATGACCAATTTCCAGACCATCGAAAAGAGCATCGACCGGCTCCGCAAGTACGAGGAGCTCAAAGAGAGCGACATATACAAGGTCCTTCCGAAAAAGGAAGCCATAGGCATAGAGCGCGAGATAGAGAAACTGGAAAGGAACATCGGCGGCATCAAAGGCATGGAAAGACTCCCCGGGGCCATATATGTCGTCGACCCGAAGAAGGAATACATCGCCGTGAACGAGGCCAAGAAGCTGGGCATCCCCACCGTCGGGATCGTCGACACGAACTGTGATCCCGACGATATCGATTTCGTGATCCCCGGCAACGACGACGCCATCCGCGCCATCAAGCTCATTACCTCCCGCATCGCCGACGCGGTTCTGGAAGGAAAAGCCCTGTACGTTGAAGAGTTCCAGGGCAAGGATGAAGGGCCGGCCGAAGACCTCAAGCCCTTTGTCGACGAAAGCGTGCTGGAAGAGGAAAAATACGACGAGTACGAAGCTTAA
- a CDS encoding isoprenyl transferase: MRKTAPDRLPTHVAIIMDGNGRWAKQQKLRRVEGHKVGIDSVREITETTCDLGIPYLTLYAFSKENWSRPKEEVRALMFLLGLYLEQELPMMMDRGIRFNVIGERGDFSKPLQAQFDDVMRKTARNRNLVLTIALSYSGRKEIIRSVRLLCEDVKNGLVKRIDERTFRRHLYSPAIPDPDFLIRTSGEMRLSNFLLWQVAYTEIYVTDILWPDFRKQAFLEALAEFAKRDRRFGNVKDF, encoded by the coding sequence ATGAGAAAGACGGCTCCCGATAGATTGCCCACCCACGTCGCCATCATCATGGACGGGAACGGCAGATGGGCAAAACAACAGAAGCTCCGGAGGGTGGAAGGCCACAAGGTCGGGATCGACTCGGTCAGGGAGATCACGGAAACCACCTGCGACCTCGGCATACCCTATCTCACCCTTTACGCCTTTTCAAAGGAGAATTGGTCCCGTCCGAAGGAAGAGGTCAGGGCGCTCATGTTCCTTCTCGGCCTCTACCTCGAACAGGAACTCCCGATGATGATGGACAGGGGTATACGTTTCAACGTCATCGGCGAGAGAGGTGATTTCTCGAAGCCTCTCCAGGCACAGTTCGACGATGTGATGAGGAAGACGGCGCGCAACAGGAACCTCGTTTTGACGATCGCCCTCAGCTACAGCGGCCGCAAGGAGATCATACGCTCCGTGCGCCTCCTGTGCGAGGACGTGAAAAATGGTCTTGTCAAAAGGATCGACGAAAGGACCTTCAGGAGACACCTGTACAGCCCGGCGATACCCGACCCCGACTTCCTCATCCGCACGAGCGGCGAGATGAGACTCTCGAACTTCCTGCTCTGGCAGGTGGCCTACACCGAGATCTACGTGACCGATATCCTCTGGCCCGATTTTCGAAAACAGGCCTTTCTCGAAGCGCTGGCCGAATTCGCGAAGCGTGACAGAAGGTTTGGAAACGTGAAGGATTTCTGA
- a CDS encoding UMP kinase: MRYKRILLKLSGEVLMGNEGHGIDHATVADIAGQIGDVHGLGVEVGIVLGGGNIYRGKKGEKEGMDRVTGDYVGMVATVINALVLKDTLVRMGTPAVVQTALALERIAEPYDHARARAYLDEGKIVIFACGTGNPYFTTDTAAALRAVETKADVLMKATKVNGVYDRDPEVHADAVFYPEISYSEVLEKDLQVMDLTAITLCKENDIPVAVFSVRVRDNLKKVVLGERIGTIVRR, encoded by the coding sequence ATGAGATACAAGAGGATACTCCTCAAACTCAGTGGAGAGGTTCTCATGGGCAACGAGGGGCATGGCATAGACCATGCCACCGTCGCCGACATTGCCGGTCAGATAGGAGATGTTCACGGACTCGGTGTCGAGGTAGGGATCGTTCTCGGCGGCGGCAACATATACCGGGGGAAGAAGGGCGAGAAAGAGGGAATGGACCGCGTCACCGGAGACTACGTCGGTATGGTGGCGACCGTCATCAACGCCCTCGTCCTTAAGGACACCCTTGTCAGGATGGGAACTCCGGCCGTGGTGCAAACGGCACTGGCCCTTGAAAGGATAGCCGAGCCCTATGACCACGCGCGGGCGAGGGCGTACCTTGACGAGGGAAAGATCGTCATCTTCGCCTGCGGGACCGGCAACCCCTACTTCACCACCGACACGGCCGCGGCCCTTCGCGCCGTCGAGACGAAGGCGGACGTGCTCATGAAGGCGACCAAGGTGAACGGTGTCTACGACAGGGACCCGGAGGTCCATGCCGACGCCGTCTTTTACCCGGAGATATCTTACAGCGAGGTCCTCGAGAAAGACCTTCAGGTCATGGACCTCACCGCGATAACGCTTTGCAAGGAGAACGACATCCCCGTCGCCGTTTTCAGCGTGCGCGTCAGGGATAATCTGAAGAAAGTGGTTCTTGGCGAAAGAATAGGGACGATCGTGAGGAGGTAA